A genomic segment from Gilvibacter sp. SZ-19 encodes:
- a CDS encoding metal-dependent hydrolase: MQIQYLGHNTLAIKTSEHHIVIDPFINGNPLIEDKSILDQLEADFILLTHAHQDHVLDAEALAKRTGATIVSNYEIAMHYGAKDIPVHPMNHGGHWNFPFGRVKYVAAVHTSGFSDGSYGGEPGGFVIEADGKTVYIAGDTALTMDMKLIPLEYKLDLAVLPIGDNFTMGYKDAVHASDFVACNRVLGVHYDTFGYIEIDQEAAVAAFKAAGKQLELLPIGGSLTV, from the coding sequence ATGCAAATACAGTATTTAGGGCACAACACCCTCGCTATAAAGACCAGTGAGCATCATATAGTCATTGACCCTTTTATCAATGGAAATCCGCTTATCGAAGACAAATCGATCCTGGATCAGTTGGAGGCCGATTTTATCTTGCTTACCCATGCGCATCAAGATCATGTTTTGGACGCAGAAGCACTGGCCAAACGCACTGGGGCGACCATAGTTTCCAATTATGAGATCGCCATGCATTACGGAGCCAAGGATATTCCGGTTCACCCTATGAATCACGGAGGGCACTGGAACTTTCCCTTCGGGCGCGTGAAATATGTAGCCGCAGTGCATACTAGTGGTTTTTCCGATGGTAGCTACGGAGGAGAACCTGGCGGTTTTGTCATTGAGGCAGACGGTAAGACAGTTTATATCGCCGGCGATACAGCCCTGACCATGGACATGAAGCTTATTCCCTTAGAATACAAACTGGATCTAGCAGTGCTGCCTATAGGAGACAATTTTACTATGGGCTACAAAGATGCTGTACACGCAAGTGATTTTGTTGCTTGCAATAGAGTATTGGGTGTTCACTACGACACCTTTGGTTATATCGAGATAGACCAAGAGGCTGCAGTTGCTGCCTTTAAGGCGGCTGGTAAACAATTGGAATTGCTCCCCATAGGAGGAAGTTTAACTGTTTAA
- a CDS encoding o-succinylbenzoate synthase: MKASFQSYLLNFKRPSGTSRGVLTQKQSYFLQLRDGAHWGIGECAILRGLSIDDRPDYEDKLTWLCANIDKPIAELMEALIDFPSIRFGLETALASLRSEDPYELFPSDFTRKEAPIPINGLIWMGSPEFMSEQIEQKLDAGFDCIKMKIGAIDFQAEIDILKHIRTRFDANTIELRVDANGAFSPAEALEKLKRLSEYEIHSIEQPIKPKQWEAMAALCAASPLPIALDEELIGLHDPEQQLQMLATIKPQYLIFKPSLLGGFAATDQWITAAANFDIPWWITSALESNIGLNAICQYTFSKRTILPQGLGTGSLYTNNVEAPLVVNSGYIHYSKAGQWNLNVLNLKSL, translated from the coding sequence ATGAAAGCTAGTTTTCAATCTTATTTGCTGAACTTTAAACGGCCTAGCGGAACTTCTCGAGGAGTGCTTACGCAAAAGCAGTCTTATTTTTTACAATTGCGAGACGGAGCGCATTGGGGTATAGGCGAGTGTGCCATATTGCGTGGGTTGAGCATAGACGACAGACCCGATTACGAAGATAAATTGACTTGGCTTTGTGCAAACATAGATAAGCCGATAGCAGAGCTTATGGAAGCTTTGATAGATTTTCCTTCGATCCGCTTCGGATTGGAAACGGCGCTGGCCTCTTTGCGTAGCGAAGATCCCTACGAACTCTTTCCTTCTGACTTTACTCGTAAAGAAGCTCCAATTCCAATAAACGGGCTGATCTGGATGGGAAGCCCTGAGTTTATGAGTGAGCAAATAGAGCAAAAGCTCGACGCGGGATTTGACTGCATCAAAATGAAGATCGGCGCAATCGATTTTCAGGCAGAGATAGATATTTTAAAACACATTCGAACTCGTTTTGATGCCAATACGATTGAACTCCGAGTAGATGCAAATGGAGCTTTTAGCCCTGCAGAAGCGCTAGAAAAACTCAAGCGCTTGTCTGAGTACGAGATCCATTCCATAGAGCAACCCATAAAGCCCAAGCAGTGGGAGGCAATGGCAGCACTTTGTGCTGCTAGTCCCTTGCCCATAGCCCTTGACGAAGAGCTCATCGGTTTGCATGACCCAGAGCAACAATTGCAAATGTTGGCCACCATAAAGCCACAATACCTGATCTTTAAACCCAGTTTGCTCGGTGGATTTGCAGCCACAGATCAGTGGATAACTGCGGCGGCCAATTTTGATATTCCCTGGTGGATCACCTCCGCCTTAGAAAGTAATATCGGTTTAAATGCTATTTGTCAATATACCTTTTCAAAAAGAACTATCTTGCCGCAAGGTCTGGGAACAGGCAGTCTCTACACCAACAATGTAGAAGCGCCTTTGGTGGTCAACTCAGGTTATATCCACTATTCCAAGGCAGGCCAATGGAATCTTAATGTTTTAAATTTAAAGTCATTATAG
- a CDS encoding CPBP family intramembrane glutamic endopeptidase, with translation MYIAQAYKSLYQPWRYLLGVVVVFIASQLGSIPFIIAIFMKQSASGGSMFELSEEADMFSVLDSNSTLFFMLLSFAIGLAALLLWVKYVHKQSFVSLTTARSKIDWSRVMFGFLLIGLTTTVLTVLDYYGNPDDYVLQFDAKLFAILALIAIVFIPLQTSMEEYLFRGYLMQGIGIMAKNRWLPLLVTSFVFGGLHFFNPEVEKLGNIVMVYYIGTGLFLGIITLMDQGMELALGFHAGNNLIAALLVTADWTVFQTNSIFLDVSEPAAGFDVLVPVLVIYPIFLAIMAYKYKWKDWSGRLFGEVPPPPERDPIDYL, from the coding sequence ATGTACATAGCACAGGCGTATAAATCCCTTTACCAACCGTGGCGCTACCTTTTGGGAGTAGTCGTTGTTTTTATAGCCTCTCAACTCGGGAGCATTCCTTTTATCATCGCGATCTTTATGAAACAATCTGCCAGTGGTGGCAGTATGTTTGAATTGAGCGAGGAGGCTGATATGTTCAGCGTGCTGGATTCCAACAGCACCTTATTCTTTATGCTACTGAGTTTCGCCATCGGATTGGCAGCCTTGCTGCTCTGGGTGAAATATGTGCACAAACAGTCATTTGTAAGTCTTACAACGGCCCGTTCTAAGATCGATTGGAGCAGGGTAATGTTCGGCTTCTTACTTATAGGCCTGACAACCACAGTACTCACCGTTTTGGATTATTACGGTAATCCGGATGATTATGTACTGCAGTTCGACGCCAAACTCTTCGCTATCTTGGCGCTAATAGCAATAGTCTTTATTCCACTACAGACCAGTATGGAAGAATATCTCTTTAGAGGTTATCTCATGCAAGGAATAGGCATAATGGCCAAGAACCGTTGGTTGCCGTTACTTGTAACATCTTTTGTTTTCGGAGGTTTGCATTTTTTTAATCCGGAGGTAGAAAAGCTAGGCAACATAGTAATGGTCTATTATATCGGTACGGGCTTATTCTTAGGAATAATTACACTGATGGATCAAGGAATGGAACTCGCTCTAGGGTTTCATGCCGGAAACAATTTAATAGCGGCACTTTTAGTTACTGCGGATTGGACCGTGTTCCAAACCAATTCGATATTCTTGGATGTATCCGAGCCCGCGGCAGGTTTTGATGTACTTGTTCCTGTCTTGGTGATCTATCCGATATTTCTCGCCATTATGGCATACAAGTATAAGTGGAAAGATTGGTCAGGGCGACTGTTCGGAGAGGTGCCTCCACCTCCGGAGCGCGATCCGATAGATTACCTCTAA
- a CDS encoding AMP-binding protein, whose translation MIAVHPAFKLNGLSFDSAEELLDFTVNLEQQGAAHEVSLSKFLQEWLNNDDFIVTTTSGSTGTPKAIRMPKSAMVYSARKTGEALNLGPETEALLCLSSDYIAGKMMCVRALTLGWHLHVVAPSMEALTEYDSEYDFVAMVPAQAMHSLAALDKVGTLLIGGGVVSTQLEEALQSVETAAYVSYGMTETVSHIALRRINGEQASAYYKALPEVTLSLDSRGCLVINAPGIAADPVITNDLVEFKDESQFKWLGRIDNVINSGGIKIYPEQIEAALEDQLDVPFFIAAEPDPVLGERVVLVVESPTSDGRASGVHKGLFDSLPKYSRPKKIYGVSKFRYTETGKIRRKEVLSLIESYPKKK comes from the coding sequence GTGATAGCCGTACATCCTGCCTTTAAACTCAATGGTCTCAGCTTTGATAGCGCAGAAGAACTATTGGATTTTACCGTGAACTTGGAGCAGCAAGGAGCAGCCCACGAGGTATCCTTGTCCAAATTCTTGCAAGAGTGGTTGAATAATGATGACTTTATTGTCACTACAACTTCCGGATCTACAGGGACCCCGAAAGCCATCCGCATGCCCAAGAGCGCTATGGTATACAGTGCGCGCAAAACTGGCGAAGCGCTAAATCTTGGCCCAGAAACAGAAGCCTTATTGTGTTTGTCTTCGGATTATATAGCCGGAAAGATGATGTGCGTGCGTGCGCTAACCCTAGGTTGGCATCTGCACGTGGTAGCTCCGTCTATGGAAGCCTTGACAGAATACGATTCCGAGTACGACTTTGTGGCCATGGTTCCCGCTCAGGCCATGCATTCGCTAGCAGCCTTGGACAAAGTTGGTACTTTGCTCATTGGCGGAGGCGTAGTTTCTACTCAATTGGAAGAGGCCTTGCAAAGTGTGGAAACAGCCGCTTATGTTTCTTACGGCATGACAGAAACAGTAAGCCATATTGCCTTAAGACGTATCAATGGAGAGCAAGCTTCGGCCTATTACAAGGCCCTGCCCGAGGTTACGCTTTCTCTAGATAGTCGAGGATGCTTGGTGATCAACGCGCCAGGTATCGCTGCAGACCCCGTGATCACTAACGATCTTGTGGAGTTTAAAGACGAGTCTCAATTCAAATGGTTGGGACGCATAGACAATGTGATCAACTCTGGCGGTATAAAGATCTATCCCGAACAAATTGAAGCCGCCTTAGAAGATCAGTTAGACGTACCTTTCTTTATTGCTGCGGAGCCAGACCCAGTCCTTGGGGAGCGAGTAGTCCTAGTTGTGGAAAGCCCAACTTCTGACGGCCGTGCTTCTGGAGTGCACAAAGGCCTTTTTGATAGCTTGCCTAAGTATTCTCGTCCGAAGAAGATCTATGGAGTTTCAAAATTCAGATATACCGAGACCGGTAAGATCAGACGTAAAGAAGTCTTGTCACTCATTGAAAGTTATCCTAAGAAAAAGTAA
- a CDS encoding TonB-dependent receptor plug domain-containing protein translates to MKKHLLLALLTLLVGFSALAQETVKQLTLLYDTSYDMRNKDLEAELRFMDSYFNQNKAVDVRFVSFSNDIIQEGVYKVRGGNWTALRDELENSIYDGAGSYKDLFKGVATEVMLVTNGRADLQDFPQDFSHKVNVICSVTNSNQKGLEGLALRSGGTFFNVFATTNEIPQGDGIRSVSGRVSDSAGPLEGVSIYNRETGARTLSAADGTYSLNAKINGILEFSYVGKNTLLTRVPENGVKDVLMVAGSELLDEVVLTATLESDDDAVNTGNMRVAKKRLGYSVETITDKEISEQDINLETAVQGQFSNINLKPDQDITQFLSRGNNMTILLDQTGLIVVDGVPIESSPGALSGVTTGNNGIGTGNDRSIFGQGGLLDPANIADITVLKGLAATNKYGTLGRNGVILVTTKTAAVSKAQARDSAIPLGTTATYTGSAADMAALPDTPYIKALQAASNIDEAYNIYLEQRERYGNAPYFFIDAASYFKDWNNPVLVSRVLSNAKLVARSANELRATAYQYENLGMHDQAAAIYSELVSAYPQQVQHYRNLALALAAAGRPDEALAIYTGIDNKELAQNGQLGNLQKTYVKDYKNLVFSHKGSLQLAGVRDFFKSNVSHRARVIFEWSDYDAEFDLQIVNPQNRFFTWTHDKATDAIRWADEQTLGYGLEEFFMTAQDKGEWLFNMTYKGKRTGDNAAPTYVKVTTYFDFGSPNQRQEVKLIRLEALSKEETVLKVKL, encoded by the coding sequence ATGAAAAAACATCTTCTATTAGCACTACTCACGCTATTAGTGGGTTTTAGTGCACTGGCACAAGAAACAGTAAAACAACTCACACTGTTGTACGATACCTCTTACGATATGCGCAATAAAGATCTGGAAGCAGAACTGCGTTTTATGGATTCGTACTTCAATCAAAACAAAGCCGTAGATGTGCGTTTTGTGAGTTTTAGCAACGATATTATTCAAGAGGGAGTTTACAAGGTTAGGGGAGGCAATTGGACAGCGCTTCGCGACGAATTGGAGAACAGCATTTACGACGGAGCCGGAAGTTATAAGGATCTGTTTAAAGGTGTTGCCACAGAGGTGATGTTGGTAACCAATGGGCGCGCAGATTTGCAGGATTTCCCGCAAGATTTCTCGCACAAGGTAAACGTGATCTGCAGTGTGACCAATTCCAATCAAAAGGGATTAGAGGGGCTTGCATTGCGCAGCGGAGGTACTTTTTTCAATGTCTTTGCTACCACCAATGAAATTCCTCAAGGCGATGGAATCCGTTCGGTCAGCGGTCGTGTATCCGACAGTGCGGGTCCGCTAGAAGGAGTGTCTATCTACAACAGGGAGACAGGTGCGAGAACTTTGAGCGCAGCAGATGGCACCTACAGTTTGAATGCCAAAATAAACGGGATCTTAGAATTTAGTTATGTAGGCAAGAACACTTTGCTAACCCGTGTTCCTGAAAATGGTGTTAAAGACGTTCTTATGGTCGCTGGGAGTGAGTTACTCGATGAGGTTGTGCTTACAGCAACCTTGGAGTCCGATGACGATGCGGTCAATACAGGGAATATGCGAGTTGCCAAGAAACGATTGGGTTATTCGGTAGAGACCATAACAGATAAGGAGATCAGCGAGCAGGACATCAATCTAGAAACTGCCGTACAGGGGCAGTTTTCAAACATCAATTTAAAACCAGATCAAGACATTACGCAGTTCCTCTCACGTGGAAACAATATGACCATCTTGCTAGATCAAACCGGACTTATCGTGGTAGATGGTGTTCCCATCGAAAGTAGTCCAGGGGCCTTGAGTGGAGTTACCACCGGGAATAACGGAATTGGTACAGGAAACGACCGTTCTATCTTTGGGCAAGGAGGCTTGTTAGATCCGGCCAATATTGCAGACATCACCGTTTTAAAAGGACTCGCGGCTACAAATAAATACGGAACCTTGGGTAGAAACGGAGTTATCTTGGTAACCACCAAGACCGCAGCGGTGAGCAAGGCACAAGCGCGAGACAGTGCAATTCCACTGGGAACCACAGCTACTTACACCGGATCTGCTGCAGATATGGCTGCCTTACCCGATACGCCTTACATAAAAGCTTTGCAAGCAGCTTCAAATATCGATGAGGCCTATAATATCTACTTAGAGCAAAGAGAACGCTATGGCAATGCGCCTTATTTCTTTATCGATGCAGCGAGCTATTTTAAAGACTGGAACAATCCGGTATTAGTATCTCGGGTGTTGTCCAATGCAAAATTAGTCGCCAGATCCGCCAACGAGCTACGGGCCACAGCCTATCAATACGAAAATCTGGGTATGCATGACCAGGCAGCTGCCATTTACAGCGAGTTGGTATCTGCCTATCCGCAGCAAGTCCAACATTACAGAAACCTAGCCTTAGCCTTAGCCGCCGCTGGACGCCCAGATGAGGCTTTAGCCATCTACACGGGTATAGACAACAAAGAACTGGCTCAAAACGGACAATTGGGCAATTTGCAAAAGACCTATGTCAAAGATTACAAGAACCTGGTTTTTAGTCATAAAGGTAGCTTACAACTCGCTGGAGTTCGAGACTTCTTTAAAAGCAATGTTTCGCACAGAGCTCGCGTAATTTTTGAGTGGAGCGATTACGATGCCGAGTTCGATCTGCAGATCGTTAATCCGCAGAATCGCTTCTTTACCTGGACTCACGATAAGGCGACAGACGCTATTCGTTGGGCAGACGAGCAGACTCTGGGTTATGGTCTGGAAGAATTCTTTATGACCGCCCAAGACAAGGGCGAGTGGTTGTTTAACATGACCTATAAAGGAAAACGGACTGGAGATAACGCGGCTCCTACCTATGTGAAGGTGACCACTTATTTCGATTTTGGAAGCCCCAACCAGCGTCAAGAAGTAAAGCTGATCCGTTTGGAGGCCTTAAGCAAAGAAGAAACCGTTTTGAAGGTTAAGCTGTAA